The DNA region AGGAAGGCCAGCAGAGTGGTCCGTTCGTCGGCGTTCAGCGTCGGCGGCCGGTTGTCGGAGAGCTTGCTCGGCGCGGCGCCGAGGGGCGCGGCGTTCTCAGGAACGGTGTTCTCGGTCACCGCGTCACCCTAGCCATCCACGCCGATCCGATGAACCGTCACCATCCCTGCGCGTGCACCCAGTCCGCGAGGTGCCGGGCGCAGTCGTCGACCGACTCCCGCCAGGTGTGCGCCGCGCCGTCCCCGGCCTCGTCGCTGACGTACTTGACCAGCCGCACCGGCACTCCGGCCCGGTGGGCGACGGTGGCGACGGCGTAGCCCTCCATGTCGACCAGGTCGGCGTGCTCGGCCAGCCGCTCCTTGGCCGCCGGGGAGTCGACGAACAGGTCCCCGGTGGCCAGCACCGGGCCGTCGCCCCTGCCGACCACCAGCGGGGCGCCGTAGCTGCGACCGGTGAGGGCCTGCAGGGCCTCGGTGTTCAGGTCGTGCTGGATCACCTGGACGACGTGGTGGATGCCCTCCCAGCCGGGGCGCAGCGCGCCGGCCGTGCCGAGGTTGATCACCTCGGAGGGCCGCTCGCCCTGGGCGAGCACGGTGGCCAGGGCCGCGGTGGCGTTGACCTTCCCCATCCCGGTGAGCAGCACGGGCAGCCGGTCGTCGAGGTGAGCGGCCTCCTCGCGGACCGCGACGACGAGCAGCGGGCGGTCGGGCGAGATCGTTCCAAGCAGTCGCATGGGGCCCATGGTACGGAGCGGTGGGGTGACGCACCCCGGAACAGCACGGCCCAGCCGCACGGCACAGCAGCACGGCGCGGAACCGTACGGAAGCCGCCCGCGTCGCAGGGACCGCCACCTCTCCGTACGACGAGCCCGTGCCGGTACGACCCGGTACGGACGGTACGAGCCGTACGGGGGCGTGCGGAAACCGTGCACGACATGCTCAAGATCGGCGCAAGTCGGGTGTGGCCGGAGGGAGTCACGGCCATACTGCTGCCATCGGTCGGGCCCCGGGTGTCGGGTCCGGGCCCCAGGGGAGGATGAGGCGGGTGGCAACACCAGTAGGCAACGGCGCACCGGGCGCCGCGTTCCCGGCACGGCCGAGCGCGCCACCGGCCGTGCCGGGAACGGCACCGGGAACAACACCGGGGGCACCGGCAGTGGCGAGGCAGAACACAGCCCCGCCCGGCTCCCGCGCGCCCGGACCAGATGGCGACCCGGCGGGCAACCGCCGGGCAGCGGCGCCCGAACGCGGCGTACGCGCCCGGCTGGCGCAGGCCACCCGCACGCCCCCGGGCCGGCTGCGGCTGGCCGGGGCGGTGCTCGCGGTGCTCACGCTGGCCTTCGGCGGGCTCACCGCCTGGCAGTTGGAGGCCCGGGCCTCGGCCGCCGACCGGGTGGTCTCGTACAGCCAACCACTGAGCCGGGACGCGGCCGAGATCCACCGCTCGCTGGCCGACGCCGCCACCACCGCGTCCTCCGGCTTCCTGCTGGCCGGCACCGAGCCCAAGGACGTCCGGGCCCGCTACGAGCAGGACCTCGCCCAGGCCGCCAAGTTGATCTCCCAGGCGGCCGCCCGGACCACCGCGACCTCCCCGGCGCAGGACTCACTCTCCCGGCTGAACCAGCAACTCCCGGTGTACGCCGGTCTGGTGGAATCCGCACGGGCCGACAACCGGCAGGGCATCCCGCTCGGCGGCGCCTACCTGCGGTACGCCTCCGAGCAGATGCAGACCGTACTGCTGCCGGCCGCCGCCGAGTTGAACACCATCGAGACCAAGGAGCTGGCGGACGACTACGCCGCGGCCCGGTCCGTGCCGTGGGGGGCGTACGGCCTGGCGGTGCTCACCCTGGCCGCGCTGGGGTGGGTGCAGCTGACCCTGTTCCGCCGCACCAACCGGGTGTTCAACATCGGTCTGCTGGGCGCCACCGCCGCCGTCCTGGCGGGCACGCTCTGGCTCGCCGTGGCCGGGCTGACCACCGGTTCGGCCCTGGAGAAGAGCGACCACGACGGCGCGACCCCGCTGCGGGCGCTCAACTCGGCCCGGGTGGACGTGCTGACCGCCCGGCTGGCCGAGAACCTGAACCTGGTCGCGCGCGGCTCCACCGCCACGTACAACGGGCAGTACGCGGACGCCACCGCACGCCTGGCCGGAATCGCCGGCAAGTCGACCCCGATGCGCCGACGCAGCGGCTCGCTGCCGAACGCGCTGGCCCTCGCTCCGGCCGCCGCCGACCAGGCCCTGGCCACCGCCGCCGACCAGTACGACCTCTGGCAGGACCGCTACGCCGCGGCGCACGTGGCCGAGGTCGCCGACGCCGACTACCAGGGCGCCCTGAACGCGACGGTGTCGGCCACCGACACCACCAGCACCGCCGACGCCGCCTTCAACGGCACCGACCGGGCGCTCGCCCAGGCCGCCGACATCGAACAGGCCCGGTTCAAGGCCGCCGCCGA from Kitasatospora cathayae includes:
- a CDS encoding nucleosidase, with the protein product MRLLGTISPDRPLLVVAVREEAAHLDDRLPVLLTGMGKVNATAALATVLAQGERPSEVINLGTAGALRPGWEGIHHVVQVIQHDLNTEALQALTGRSYGAPLVVGRGDGPVLATGDLFVDSPAAKERLAEHADLVDMEGYAVATVAHRAGVPVRLVKYVSDEAGDGAAHTWRESVDDCARHLADWVHAQGW